One window of Mixophyes fleayi isolate aMixFle1 chromosome 3, aMixFle1.hap1, whole genome shotgun sequence genomic DNA carries:
- the MRPL19 gene encoding large ribosomal subunit protein bL19m translates to MLCSCIRHGADMAACRRSLLLVRYRTGFLTPARLLTDGEPAKFKPPVKPIILNKDGSQGSQKRFLSPEFIPPRGRKDPLVFYIERQDMIERRKVLSIPEFYVGSILAVTMSDPHASGKPNRFVGLCIQRSGKGLGATFLLRNIIDGQGVEIKYDLYSPRVQEIQVLKLEKRLDEDLLYLRDALPEYSTVDVNMQPILFLEAEVPVNRLQVKMKPRPWSKRWEQQKHNIKGIVFEYYLLEKHIKRAKKSAKPWEEFDMLKKYDTTAIEQKILKEVTEKLTPSKTNQTTAQRAEL, encoded by the exons ATGCTCTGTAGCTGTATCCGGCACGGTGCAGACATGGCGGCCTGCAGGAGGTCACTGCTCCTGGTTCGGTACCGGACAG GATTTCTGACCCCTGCCAGACTCCTTACTGATGGGGAACCTGCAAAGTTCAAGCCACCCGTCAAGCCGATTATTTTAAATAAGGACGGGTCCCAAGGATCTCAGAAAAG GTTTCTGAGTCCAGAGTTCATCCCCCCAAGAGGCAGGAAAGACCCACTGGTGTTTTACATTGAAAGGCAAGATATGATTGAAAGACGAAAAGTGCTAAGCATTCCCGAATTCTACGTAG GCAGCATTCTTGCTGTGACCATGTCTGATCCTCATGCAAGCGGAAAACCCAACCGATTCGTAGGACTTTGCATACAGAGATCAGGAAAAGGCTTGGGTGCCACGTTCTTGCTCCGAAATATCATAGATGGGCAAG GGGTGGAGATAAAATACGACCTTTACAGCCCCCGCGTTCAGGAAATTCAAGTGTTAAAGCTGGAAAAGAGACTGGACGAGGACTTGCTGTACCTGCGCGACGCTCTTCCTGAATACAGCACAGTGGATGTCAACATGCAGCCGATCCTGTTCCTGGAAGCAGAAGTCCCTGTCAATCGG CTCCAAGTCAAGATGAAGCCACGACCTTGGTCCAAACGTTGGGAACAGCAAAAACACAACATTAAAGGGATCGTATTTGAATATTATCTGCTGGAGAAGCACATTAAGAGAGCCAAGAAGTCCGCAAAGCCCTGGGAAGAGTTTGACATGTTAAAGAAATATGATACAACCGCAATAGAGCAGAAAATATTGAAAGAAGTCACAGAGAAACTAACACCCTCTAAAACTAACCAGACCACTGCTCAAAGAGCAGAGCTATAA